The genomic stretch TCCTCGCGACAAGTGCTATAATAGTTCATTATGATTTGAAATGGCTATCAGTAAAGGAGGCGTCCCGTTAATGACAACAAACATATCCATATTTGATACGACGCTGCGTGACGGAACACAGGGCGAGGGAATCAGCCTGTCAGCGGATGACAAATTAAAAATTGCCCAGAAGCTCGACGCGTTGGGCGTTCATTATATTGAAGGCGGCAATCCGGGAAGCAACAGCAAAGATATTGAATTTTTCCAAAGGATCAAAGCTTTTAATCTGAATGCCAAAATTACCGCATTTGGCAGCACGCGACGCAAGAACAGCTTGGCTGAGCAGGATGCGAGCCTCGTTCGCATTGCAGAATCCGGTGTTCCTGCTGCTACGCTTGTAGGCAAGTCATGGGATTTCCATGTACATACAGCCCTGCAAACGACGCTTGAGGAAAACTTGGCTATGATTTATGATTCAGTCGCTTTCTTAAAGCATAATGGCATGGAAGCCTTGTTTGACGCAGAGCATTTTTTCGATGGGTACAAAAACAATCCAGAATACGCAATCTCGGTGCTTAAGAAAGCTCAAGCGGCTGGGGCGAATTGGCTCGTTCTATGCGATACAAACGGCGGAACATTGCCAAATGAAATACATGACATCGTCACACGTGTCCGGCAGGAGCTTACAACACCAATTGGCATTCACACACATAATGATTGCGAGCTAGCCGTTGCAAACTCGCTTGCTGCTGTTAGAGCTGGAGCACGCCAGGTGCAGGGTACGATTAATGGCTACGGCGAACGCTGCGGCAACGCTAATTTATGCTCCATTATCCCAAATCTACAAATTAAAATGAATTACAACGTATTGGCAGAAGGCAAGATTTCCACCTTAACGAGCACAGCACGTTATGTAAGTGAAATCGCCAACGTCAGCATGCCAGTCGGTCAAGCTTATGTCGGCAACGCAGCGTTTGCTCATAAAGGCGGCATCCATGTGTCCGCAATCATGAAGGATTCCAAAACGTACGAGCATATTCAGCCAGAGCTCATCGGAAACAAACAGCGTATTTTGGTTTCTGAGCTTGCCGGGCAAAGCAACATCATCTCTAAAGCCAAAGAGCTTGGTCTTGATGTGAACTCAAATAATGAAAAAACAAAGCTGATCATGGATCAAATTAAAGAGCTTGAGCATCAAGGATACCAATTTGAAGGTGCCGATGCATCTATGGAGCTCTTGCTTCGCGAAGCCTTTGACGGTGAGGTCAAGGAGCTTTTTAAAGTGGAATCGTTCAAAATGCTTGTTGAGAAAACAAACGGCCAGATGATTTCTGAGGCTATCGTAAAAATCAATGTCGATGGTCAGCAGGTATATACAGCGGCGGAGGGCAACGGTCCGGTTAACGCGCTCGATAACGCCCTACGCAAGGCGCTGGTGCAGTTTTACCCAAAAATCGAGGGGATTCATCTCTCGGATTACAAAGTGCGTGTCATCGACGAGAAGGACGCTACAGCCGCTAAGGTTCGTGTACTGATCGAGTCAACCGGACTTGACAATACATGGAGCACCGTTGGTGTCTCCAACAATGTAATTGAAGCAAGCTGGGAAGCTCTTGTCGACAGTATCCGCTATGCTTTGTTAGGAATGGTTAAAGTAGAAAATACGCCGCTTGATCCACATGATCGAATTGGACTTGTTAATCATTAAGCTGCTAGGAATCAGAGAAATAATAAAGGCTGCCCTTGTCATCATATGACATTAGGCAGCCTTTATTTTGGTTAACTACATCCACTTCTCAATCAAGCGTTCCCATTCCTCGTAGGTAATGACGCCATTAATTCGCTCTCGTATGACACCCTCACTATCAATCAGAAATGTTGTCGGGAATGTATCGACCTTATATTGCTTCGTCACATCCCCCTCTCGGTCCATCAGAATCGGAAATGTAAACTCATGCTCATTGACAAAGTCTCTAGCTGCTCGTTCTTTATCGTACTTCGTTGCATTAACACCGTAAAGTGTTATCGCCTCTCCATATTGTTCATGCAAACGCTGCAGATCCGGCGCCTCCAGCTCGCAAGGCCCGCACCAGGATGCCCAAAAGTTAACGAATGACAGCTTGCCATGTACGCCGCCAACCTCATAGGACTTCTCGTCAAGCGCTGGAAGCTTAAAGACGGTTGCTTCGTAGCCAGCTTTTGGCTTGAAATCCGCAGAAGGAGCAGCGAGCGTAACCGAATTCGGATCGTTGTTGTTATATTGGAATACAGCCAAGCCAGCAAACACAAAGGCGATTGTAAAAAGCGCAATGACACGTTTCATTCAGTAACTACCTTCTCTCACTTCAACATAATATCTTTATGGCTTCATGGTATCATGCACAGTATGTTAGCTCAAGGCGCTGAGCCTATTAGCCATAAAAACGTCACGATTACAACGCTGCTTCTTCTCCTATTGTAGCTCATCTATAGTCTATTCATACGTTATGGAACGAATATTAGCGCACTCAGACATATTCCGTTATAATTACGTTATCCTAATTTATTAAAGGGAGGCATCATTATGGCAGCACAGCAAAAGGGCCACATGACCCATTCTGCATATGAGCAGCTCATCCGAATTTGCAGAAACGCAAAGCCAATCGAAGCCTGCGGCATTGTTGCCAGCGCTTATCATTCAGCTTTCGACGAGGACACAGAAGGTGAAGCTATTCCTATTGTCGACACGATTATCCCCATTACCAATACCCATATTGACCCTACACATTCCTTTTCCTTTGATCCAGCCGAATGGACGGCCATCTACTACGATATGCAAAAAAACCGACAAAAGCTTGTCGGCCTGTTTCATTCCCACCCACGTACAGCGGCTGTTCCATCGCCTAGCGACTCTGAAGGCTTTCTCCCTTCATCCGAGCTGTCCTATTGGATTGTCTCCCTCCAAAACAGCGAAGCGCCTCATGTACAGCCCTATCGGCGCTCACAAGGTGAATTTCTGCCGCTTCAGCTAGTGCTTACTTAAATAAGCATATAGGTCGCCTAGCGTCGTAATATTTCGCTCTAAAATACGAGCAAGATAGTTCCGCCACAGCTTAGCTGTCATGATCGAATCCTGCAGTGCATGATGCCGGTCCGTAACAGGAATACAGCAACTC from Paenibacillus sp. FSL H8-0548 encodes the following:
- the cimA gene encoding citramalate synthase, with amino-acid sequence MTTNISIFDTTLRDGTQGEGISLSADDKLKIAQKLDALGVHYIEGGNPGSNSKDIEFFQRIKAFNLNAKITAFGSTRRKNSLAEQDASLVRIAESGVPAATLVGKSWDFHVHTALQTTLEENLAMIYDSVAFLKHNGMEALFDAEHFFDGYKNNPEYAISVLKKAQAAGANWLVLCDTNGGTLPNEIHDIVTRVRQELTTPIGIHTHNDCELAVANSLAAVRAGARQVQGTINGYGERCGNANLCSIIPNLQIKMNYNVLAEGKISTLTSTARYVSEIANVSMPVGQAYVGNAAFAHKGGIHVSAIMKDSKTYEHIQPELIGNKQRILVSELAGQSNIISKAKELGLDVNSNNEKTKLIMDQIKELEHQGYQFEGADASMELLLREAFDGEVKELFKVESFKMLVEKTNGQMISEAIVKINVDGQQVYTAAEGNGPVNALDNALRKALVQFYPKIEGIHLSDYKVRVIDEKDATAAKVRVLIESTGLDNTWSTVGVSNNVIEASWEALVDSIRYALLGMVKVENTPLDPHDRIGLVNH
- a CDS encoding TlpA disulfide reductase family protein; translation: MKRVIALFTIAFVFAGLAVFQYNNNDPNSVTLAAPSADFKPKAGYEATVFKLPALDEKSYEVGGVHGKLSFVNFWASWCGPCELEAPDLQRLHEQYGEAITLYGVNATKYDKERAARDFVNEHEFTFPILMDREGDVTKQYKVDTFPTTFLIDSEGVIRERINGVITYEEWERLIEKWM
- a CDS encoding M67 family metallopeptidase encodes the protein MAAQQKGHMTHSAYEQLIRICRNAKPIEACGIVASAYHSAFDEDTEGEAIPIVDTIIPITNTHIDPTHSFSFDPAEWTAIYYDMQKNRQKLVGLFHSHPRTAAVPSPSDSEGFLPSSELSYWIVSLQNSEAPHVQPYRRSQGEFLPLQLVLT